The genomic region AAATCAAAAAGATGGGTTAAACAACGTTACTTCAAGACTATAAAAGGCGCAGATTGGGTCTTTACCTGTATAGGTGAAAATCGAGGAAGAGAGAAGTCATTCACTCTCTATTCTATTGCATCCACCCCCATTGAACGCCACATAAAGGTCAAGGGAGAAGCGTCACCCGATGATCCGAGCCTAAAAGAATATTGGAAAAAACGCCACCAAAAATACGGTAAAAGCTATTGGGAAAAGAACACCAGCAATTACCAAATAGCTCAGAACCAAAACTGGGTATGCCCCATCTGTGGCGAACCACTTTTCAACGGTGAGGAAATCGAAACCCATCACATAGTACCTGTAGCGAAAGGTGGAAGGGACGACATCGAAAACCTAACGCATTTACACAGAGCGTGTCACAAGCAGGTACACACATCAAAATCCAAGTTTGAAAGCTTGAAGTAAGGCTTGAGCCGTGTGAGTGCGAAAGTCTCATGCACGGTTCGAGCTCTTAGGGGCGGGGAGTAATCCCCAAACCTTACCCGACACTCCTTGGGCCTGTGAAACTTTACTCTTCCGGTTAATGTTATAAAGTCGGTGGATTGGGTGGTACAGGCGGATGTTGAGGGGTTGGTGG from Ancylothrix sp. D3o harbors:
- a CDS encoding HNH endonuclease, giving the protein MWLYLWRWAKRRHPNKSKRWVKQRYFKTIKGADWVFTCIGENRGREKSFTLYSIASTPIERHIKVKGEASPDDPSLKEYWKKRHQKYGKSYWEKNTSNYQIAQNQNWVCPICGEPLFNGEEIETHHIVPVAKGGRDDIENLTHLHRACHKQVHTSKSKFESLK